From Arachis stenosperma cultivar V10309 chromosome 2, arast.V10309.gnm1.PFL2, whole genome shotgun sequence, one genomic window encodes:
- the LOC130962567 gene encoding VAN3-binding protein-like, with protein MKNNELHGNGTSSSMPESPRLPPPPLLLPPPPPQEHDASSSTMSPENNNNNNEFSFSYSATSQQLLLDCIFSQSTRQELVSPPLTSGRVSLDHEAVNNNNNNNNNGGGSQTGTDDSPPISPSQDEYDDDLLKFFRANNSIHPLFNGGSGIMNSSTTCINGNTTPPSSSSSSGPKTVGKWLKERREKKKEENRTHNAQLHASISVAAVAAAVAAVTAATATLSANNREDEKMGKIDMAVASAATLVAAQCVEAAESMGAEREHLASVIGSAVNVKSDDDINTLTAAAATALRGAATLKARALKEVWNITSVAPLERGFGIGICGGKASYSTSSTSDSGEFINGENFLGVCTLELLAKGTELLKRTRKGDLHWKIVSVYMHRTGQVMLKMKSKHVAGTITKKKKHVVLDVCTNLAAWPGRHLFDDEEKRKYFGLKTESRGIVEFECRNQREYDMWTQGVSRLLSIVAERQNKNGI; from the exons atgaaaaataatGAGTTGCATGGAAATGGCACTAGTTCTTCCATGCCTGAGAGTCCAAGATTACcacctcctcctcttcttcttcctcctcctcctcctcaagAACATGATGCTTCATCATCAACCATGTCTCcagagaataataataataataatgagtTCTCTTTTTCTTACTCTGCCACTTCACAACAGCTTCTCCTTGACTGCATTTTCTCACAGTCCACTAGAcag GAATTAGTGTCACCACCATTAACATCAGGAAGAGTCTCACTTGATCATGAAGcagtgaataataataataataataacaataatggtggtgGCTCCCAAACAGGAACAGATGATAGTCCACCAATTTCTCCTTCTCAGGATGAGTATGATGATGATCTTCTTAAg TTCTTTAGAGCCAACAATTCAATTCACCCTCTATTCAATGGTGGAAGTGGCATCATGAATTCTTCTACTACCTGCATTAATGGCAATACAACTCCACCAagctcatcatcatcatcagggcCTAAAACAGTTGGAAAATGGttaaaggaaagaagagagaaaaagaaagaagagaacagaactCACAATGCTCAACTCCATGCATCCATCTCTGTTGCCGCGGTAGCGGCCGCAGTTGCGGCTGTTACGGCCGCAACTGCAACCTTATCGGCGAACAACAGAGAGGATGAGAAGATGGGAAAGATAGACATGGCTGTGGCCTCAGCAGCAACATTGGTTGCTGCTCAGTGTGTTGAGGCTGCAGAATCAATGGGGGCTGAAAGGGAACATCTTGCTTCAGTGATTGGTTCTGCTGTTAATGTCAAATCTGATGATGATATCAATACTCTCACAGCTGCTGCTGCCACAG CTCTAAGAGGAGCAGCAACCTTGAAAGCAAGAGCATTGAAGGAGGTTTGGAATATCACCTCAGTGGCACCATTAGAGAGAGGCTTTGGGATTGGAATTTGTGGTGGTAAAGCAAGTTATAGTACTTCAAGCACAAGTGATAGTGGTGAGTTCATTAATGGAGAAAATTTTCTTGGTGTTTGCACCTTAGAGCTCCTTGCTAAGGGCACTGAATTGCTCAAACGAACCCGAAAAG gtGATCTTCACTGGAAAATAGTTTCTGTTTACATGCATAGAACAGGCCAG GTTATGTTGAAGATGAAGAGCAAACATGTTGCTGGAACCATTACTAAGAAGAAAAAGC ATGTTGTGTTGGATGTGTGCACAAATTTAGCAGCATGGCCAGGAAGACATCTATTTGATGATGAAGAGAAAAGAAAGTACTTTGGATTGAAGACAGAATCAAGAGGGATTGTGGAGTTTGAATGCAGAA